CGCGGCCCGCCGATCGAATTGAGTCAATCCGCCTTGACGTGGGCCAGCAGTTCGGTGCACTGTCGGGCCAGTTCCGGACGGCCCGCGAAAATGATCATTTCACCGGCCGGCATGACCTCGATCACCAGCGGGGCGCCATCGCTGCACAGGGTCACCCCGTGCTCGATGCCGCGTCCGTCCTTGAGAATCACCCGGATGAGGTCGCGCAAAGTGTGGGCATCGGCCAGCGTGAAAACCAGCGGATCCCGCGTGTTCAACTCGACGCAGGCGGCCGCGTCCACCATCCGCCAGGCGGGGCTGGAGGCCATGCCCGGACTGACGGCCTCGAAGACCTTCCGCCAGTTGCCCACGGGAATCAGATAGGTGCGCTGCAGGTGCATCTTGTGCACCAGGGCCTCGATGAAATTGGCGATCGCGTTGCGCGGGACGCGGCGCAGGTCGGCCGGAAGCGACTTGATCTCGGCGTGATCGGCGGCGGCGACATCGATCACCACCACGGAGGGGGAGTCGGCGAGCTCGAGTCGAAATTCCTTCGGGGTGTCCGTCGCCTTGGTCACGCCAAGCCGGCGGAGGAGGGACCACGCTTCTTCAAATGTGACAAATTCCACGGGTGTCTCGGTTGAAGGCCCTACGAGGGCGTGGCAGGGATGCTACAGCAGTTTTGCGCGGCGAGCGCGGGCCAAAAGTTGTACCCTACGCGCCCTATGAAAACGGTGCTCTTCCTCTGCACCGGCAACACCTGCCGCTCGCCGATGGCGGAGGCGATTGCCCGGGCGCTCGTCGATCGGGGTGCCGTGCCGGGTCTCTCGAAGGATGTCTTCTTCGCCAGCGCCGGATTGTCCGCGGGGGATGGCCTTCCGGTGAGCCGCGAAACCGTGGCGGCGTTGGACAAGCTCGCCATCGCCCATGAGGGGCACAGCAAACGCGTCACTCCGGCCATGATCCGCAAGGCCGACGTGACCTTTGTGATGACGGAAAGCCACCTGCTGGCCGCGCAACGGCTGGTCGACCATGACGAGAATCAGGATAGGATCGTGCTGCTCGATCCCAAGGGGGACATCGACGATCCCATCGGCAAGGGCCAGTCGGCCTACGATGCCCTGTCGAACCGCTTCATGAAGATCATTCCCAAGCAGCTGGCGGAGAACCTGAAATGACGGTGACCAAGTGAAAATCGTGCTGGGTTCGGACCACCGCGGGAACCATGTCGCCCAGACGCTGCTGACCCAGCTCCGGACCGACGGGCATGAGGTCAACTTGCTGGGAGACAGCGGCGGTCAGATGTCCGACTATCCCGACTCCGCCTGGCATGTGGCCATCGCCGTCGCCAACAAGGAGGCGGATCGGGGCATCCTGATCTGCGGAACCGGCATCGGCATGTGCATCGCCGCCAACAAGATCAAGGGGATCCGCGCCGCCCTGGCCCAGGACGAACTGAGCGCCCAATTGAGCCGCACACACAACGACGCCAACGTGCTCTGCCTTAGCGCCGACCTGCTCGGACAGACGTTGATGAAGCGCATCGTGGACATGTGGTTCCGCACCGCGTTCGACGGCGGCCGCCATGAGCGGCGCCTCGCCAAGATCGCGATGATCGAGAACGGCCAGAACCCGTCGGCTACGAAACCCCAGACCAGCGGCTGAGCAGCTCGACCAGAGTGCGCACGCCCCAGCCGGTGGGGCCGGCGGCGCCGAGGTCCTGGTTGCTCTCCGTGTTGGCCATGCCGGCGATGTCCAGATGGCACCAGGGCATTTTCTCGTCGACGAAGAAACTCAGGAAGGCGGCGCCCTGAATGGGATGCGCCGAACGCTGCGGATTGCTGTTGATCAGGTCTGCGTGCTGGCCGCGCATGAAATCGCGGTGCTCCTTCCACAGCGGCAGGCGCCACACCGCCTCGCCCGCGGCGGCGGCGGCCTCCTCCACCTTGCGGCGCAGCGGCTCGTTCTCGCAGAAGAGGCCGGCGCTGAAGTGGCCCAGCGCGACCACGACTCCGCCGGTGAGGGTGGCCAGGTCGATGATCGCGGTCGGCTTCATGGTCCGGCACGCGTAGCTCAAGGCGTCGGCCAGCACCAGCCGGCCCTCGGCGTCGGTGTTGGTCACTTCGACCGTCACGCCGTTGTGCATGGTGATGATGTCGTCGGGGCGGTAGCTGTCACCGCCCACCATGTTCTCCGCGGTCGGCAGCACGCCGGTCACGTGGATGGGCAGCTTCAGGGCCGCGATGGCCCGCATGGCGCCGATGACGGCCATGCCTCCGCACTTGTCGTACTTCATGCCCTTCATGCCATTGTTCACCTTGAGCGAATAACCGCCGGTGTCGTAGGTGATGGTCTTGCCGACCAGCACGATGTGCTGGTTCCGCGAGCGCGGGGCGATCGTGCGCGGCTTGTGCTCCAGCATGATCAGGCAGGGCTTGGACGCGCTGGCCTTGCCGACGTTCACGATGCCGCCCATGCCCAGTTTCTGCGCCTCCTTGAAGCCGATCACGCGGGTGCGCAGGCCGCTGGTGCGGCCGAGTTTCTTCGCCTGCTGCGCCACCCAGTCGGGAAGGCAGATGTTGGGTGGAGTCGCCGCCATGGCCCGGGCCGCGTTGACGGCGGAGGCGATGGTGACGCCGCGGGACATGCCCGCGAGGAAGGCCTTGTCGCTCGAGTGCAGGTCGAGGCTCGGCAGCTTCTTGGTCTTCTTCGTCGCCTTGCCGTCGAAGTCATCAAAGCGCCACGCAGCCAGCGAGATGCCCTCGGCGAAGCTCTGACCAAGCGTGCCCGGCGACGTGTGGCGGCGGTCGATGCCCGCGGGCACTTCGACTTCGAGTGCGCCGACCTTCATGCGCGCCAGGGTCTTGGCCAGGCGGGCGCCGGCGATGCGCATGCTGGTGGCCGAAAATGATTTCCGCTCCCCGAGGCCCAGGGCGAGAATGTTCTTGCCGGCGGATACCGCCTCGCCGTTGTCGGCCCGGAACCCGGGATGCGCCAGGGCCGCGGCGACCGCCGCCGCGTGCTTGGAACCGCGGATGGACTTGTCGCCGTCGAAGAGGAAGATCAGGGTGCAGGGCTTTGCGCCACGCCGCGCTCGAATGTTCTGGTACATGGGCGGCCAGTGTAAGGGCTGTCGCGAGGTGCACGCGCGGCGCTGATCCCGATGCGCACGGCGAACATTTCAAAGGAACGGGGTTCTTCGCTAGGCTTGCGTGATGGATGCAGCGGATGTCATCGTGATTGGCGGCGGGCACGCGGGCGTGGAGGCCGCGGCGGCTGCGTCGCGCATGCTCGGCAGCGGCGCGCGGGTGCTGATGATCACGATGGATCCAACCCGAATCGGAGCCATGAGTTGCAACCCGGCCATCGGGGGTCTCGCCAAAGGACAAATGGTGAGGGAAATTGACGCGCTGGGCGGCGTGATGGGCGAGGCCGCCGACCGCGCCGGCATCCAGTTCCGCGTGCTCAACGCCTCCAAGGGTCCCGCGGTGTGGGGGCCGCGCGCCCAGTGCGACAAGCACGCCTATCCCGCCGAAGTGCAGCGGATCGTGGCCCGGCATGGCGTTCAGGTTTGCGCCGGAACCGTCGAGCGCATCGAGGTGCGCGACGGTGTGTGCGTCGGCGTGACGCTGGCCGTTGGAGCCCGTCGCTTCATCGTGGATCCGGGGGCGTTGCACGCCAACGACAGCGGCGCGCAGCAGGCGAGGCCGATCTATGTCGCCGATCCCGAAAGCGCCGCCACGACTTCAGCGCTCACCATCGCCGCCAGGGCCGTGGTGCTGACCACCGGAACCTTCATGCGGGCTCTGATGCACACGGGCGAGACGAAGACTCCGGGCGGACGCGTGGGCGAAGGCAGCGCCGTCGGCATTTCCGCGGCGCTTACTTCGCTCGGCTTCGAGCTGGGGCGTTTGAAGACCGGCACGCCTCCGCGCCTGGCCAAGGAGACGCTGGACTGGGAGAACCTGAAGCCGCAGTGGGGCGACGAAGCGCCGCAGCGATTCAGCGACAGGACGCCCGCGGGCGAGTTTCCCAAGCTGCCGCAGGTGGAGTGCCGGCAAACCGAGACCAGCGCCGCGATTCACGACCTGGTGCGGGCGAATCTGCACCGCGCCCCGATGTACGCCGGCGAGATGGAGGCGGAGTGCGGCCCGCGCTACTGCCCGAGCCTGGAGGACAAGGTGGTGCGCTTCGCTCAGCGCGACCATCACGGGGTCTTTCTCGAGCCCGAGTGCCTCTTCACCAATGAGATCTACTGCAACGGCATCTCCACCAGCCTGCCTGCGGAAGTGCAGGAAGGCATCGTCAAGGGGATGCGCGGCTGTGAACACGCACGGATCCTGCGCTACGGCTATGCCGTTGAATACGACATGGTCTGGCCGCATCAACTCGACGCGACCGCCGAGACCAAGCGGGTCGAGCGGCTCTTTCTCGCGGGACAGATCAACGGAACCAGCGGTTACGAGGAGGCAGCGGCACAGGGGCTGGTCGCGGGCATGAACGCGGCGCTGCGCGTGCGCGGCGAGGAACCCGTCCGGCTTGGCCGTGACGAGGCCTACCTGGGCGTGCTGCTGGACGACCTGGTGGTGCGCAAGCCGCGCGAACCCTACCGCATGTTCACCAGCCGCGCCGAGCACCGGCTTTCGCTTCGCGCCGACAACGCGGACCAGCGGCTTACGCCAATGGGACGCGATCTCGGCCTGGTCGGCGACGCGCAGTGGGGGGCCTACGAACGGCGGCAGCGGGATCTTGCACAGATCCGCGAATCGCTCACCCGCGGCAAGATCGAAGGCGTCCGCGCGCATGAGTGGGCGAGGCGGCCCGAGGCCACGCTGGAGCAACTCGCGAGCGTCTGCGTTGAAGGCGTTGATCGGCAGTTGCTCGCGCGAGTCTCCAGCGATCTGCGCTATTCGGGGTACCTCGTGCATCAGCGGACCGACATCCGCCGGCAAAAAGAGAGCGAGAACGTGCCGATTCCGAGGGAGTTCGACGTGCTGCAGGTGCGCGGCCTGCGCTCCGAGGCCGCCGAGGTGATCCTTCGCCATCGTCCGGCCACGCTGGGTCAGGCGGGGCGCCTGGCGGGAGTCAATCCTGCCGACGTCACGCTGGTCGCACTGGCGCTTCGGCGCCACGGTACCCTTGCCTGAGCGTATTTTTGCCACCGTAGCTCAATTGGTAGAGCACTTGATTTGTAATCATGAGGTTGTCGGTTCGATTCCGATCGGTGGCTTCTCACTCAATCAAACCATTTCGAGGACCCATGAGCTACCGATTTCGACTCACCCTCATCCTGATTTCGGTCGCCGCCATCAGCGCGTTGTTCATGGGCGTGCTCTGCTTCCGCATCATGCGCAAAGAGCTTGAGATCGCCGCCATCGGCTGGTCGCAGGACATCGCCGTCTCCACGGCGCATTTTTTGACCCGCTCCGGCTTGACCATCGAGAAGCTGGAGAGCGATCCGGAGCTCTTCAAGAAATTGAACGCAGCCAAGGAAACCATGGATCTGGAGATGGATGAGACGCCGAGCATCTGGGAAAGCACGGTCATCGCGGTGCCGGAAGGGGATAAATGGCGCATCATCGCCCGGCAGGATCCGCCCGACACCGACTACGCACCCGTGGGCTCGATCATCTCGGTCGAACCCATGGACGCCCACACGCCGAGGATTTCGGTGGACAAGCGAACCGCGGGATGGTTCCAGACTCCGCGGGCGAGATTCTTCGGCGCCGCCGAGCCGTTGGACGACCACAAGGGGGTGATCCTGATCGGCGCCCGCGAGGAAATGGTCACCGGCATTTTTCTGGAGATCTTCGAGACCACCGCCATCGCCTTCGCCGTGGTGGCCTTCCTGGGCGTGCTCGTCTCCTGGCCGCTCTCCAAGCGGATGGTCCGCCCCATCCAGGCCATCCGGAGCTTCGCCACTGCGCTGGACCAGGGTCATTTCGAGAAGCGGCTTGAGCCCGCGGGCCCCGCGGAGATCAAGGCGCTCTTCGCGGACCTCAACCGCTTCGCCCGAAACCTGGCCGATCGCGAGCAGCTCGTGCAGCGCAACCGGCAGCTGCGCGGCACCGTGGAGTCCCAGGAGTCGCGGGCCAACGCGCTGAGCGCGCTGGAAGTGGACTTCTCGCAGCTCACCGACTTCGACCTGCTGATGGGCCGCGTGCTTGAGACCGTGCCGCGGGTAACGCACTCGCGCTTCTGCGGCATCTTTCTCGCCGAGGGCGGCGAGCTGACGCTGGGCTACGCAGTGCACGCGGGAAAGTCACGCAAGGCCCGGCAGGCGGTCATCGGGCACTCGACCCGCTCGGTCGGCATCCTGGCCGAGGCCATCGAGCAGGCTTCGGCGCGCGTCGAACGGATCGACGCCTCCAGCGGCGCCTGGGTGGATGCCGCGGGGCTCGATGGTGTGCCCGCCGCGGCGATCGCGATGAAGTCGGGCTCGGGTGAGACCCTGGGCGTGGTGGTGGTGGCGCGGGAGAGCGGCTCGAGTCCCCAGCCCTTCACCGACCAGGAGTTGGCGGATCTGCGCCACGTCGCCAGCCTGGTGTCGATGGCGCTGGAGC
This portion of the Planctomycetota bacterium genome encodes:
- the rpiB gene encoding ribose 5-phosphate isomerase B, with translation MKIVLGSDHRGNHVAQTLLTQLRTDGHEVNLLGDSGGQMSDYPDSAWHVAIAVANKEADRGILICGTGIGMCIAANKIKGIRAALAQDELSAQLSRTHNDANVLCLSADLLGQTLMKRIVDMWFRTAFDGGRHERRLAKIAMIENGQNPSATKPQTSG
- a CDS encoding leucyl aminopeptidase family protein; amino-acid sequence: MYQNIRARRGAKPCTLIFLFDGDKSIRGSKHAAAVAAALAHPGFRADNGEAVSAGKNILALGLGERKSFSATSMRIAGARLAKTLARMKVGALEVEVPAGIDRRHTSPGTLGQSFAEGISLAAWRFDDFDGKATKKTKKLPSLDLHSSDKAFLAGMSRGVTIASAVNAARAMAATPPNICLPDWVAQQAKKLGRTSGLRTRVIGFKEAQKLGMGGIVNVGKASASKPCLIMLEHKPRTIAPRSRNQHIVLVGKTITYDTGGYSLKVNNGMKGMKYDKCGGMAVIGAMRAIAALKLPIHVTGVLPTAENMVGGDSYRPDDIITMHNGVTVEVTNTDAEGRLVLADALSYACRTMKPTAIIDLATLTGGVVVALGHFSAGLFCENEPLRRKVEEAAAAAGEAVWRLPLWKEHRDFMRGQHADLINSNPQRSAHPIQGAAFLSFFVDEKMPWCHLDIAGMANTESNQDLGAAGPTGWGVRTLVELLSRWSGVS
- a CDS encoding tRNA uridine-5-carboxymethylaminomethyl(34) synthesis enzyme MnmG codes for the protein MMDAADVIVIGGGHAGVEAAAAASRMLGSGARVLMITMDPTRIGAMSCNPAIGGLAKGQMVREIDALGGVMGEAADRAGIQFRVLNASKGPAVWGPRAQCDKHAYPAEVQRIVARHGVQVCAGTVERIEVRDGVCVGVTLAVGARRFIVDPGALHANDSGAQQARPIYVADPESAATTSALTIAARAVVLTTGTFMRALMHTGETKTPGGRVGEGSAVGISAALTSLGFELGRLKTGTPPRLAKETLDWENLKPQWGDEAPQRFSDRTPAGEFPKLPQVECRQTETSAAIHDLVRANLHRAPMYAGEMEAECGPRYCPSLEDKVVRFAQRDHHGVFLEPECLFTNEIYCNGISTSLPAEVQEGIVKGMRGCEHARILRYGYAVEYDMVWPHQLDATAETKRVERLFLAGQINGTSGYEEAAAQGLVAGMNAALRVRGEEPVRLGRDEAYLGVLLDDLVVRKPREPYRMFTSRAEHRLSLRADNADQRLTPMGRDLGLVGDAQWGAYERRQRDLAQIRESLTRGKIEGVRAHEWARRPEATLEQLASVCVEGVDRQLLARVSSDLRYSGYLVHQRTDIRRQKESENVPIPREFDVLQVRGLRSEAAEVILRHRPATLGQAGRLAGVNPADVTLVALALRRHGTLA
- a CDS encoding HD domain-containing protein; translation: MSYRFRLTLILISVAAISALFMGVLCFRIMRKELEIAAIGWSQDIAVSTAHFLTRSGLTIEKLESDPELFKKLNAAKETMDLEMDETPSIWESTVIAVPEGDKWRIIARQDPPDTDYAPVGSIISVEPMDAHTPRISVDKRTAGWFQTPRARFFGAAEPLDDHKGVILIGAREEMVTGIFLEIFETTAIAFAVVAFLGVLVSWPLSKRMVRPIQAIRSFATALDQGHFEKRLEPAGPAEIKALFADLNRFARNLADREQLVQRNRQLRGTVESQESRANALSALEVDFSQLTDFDLLMGRVLETVPRVTHSRFCGIFLAEGGELTLGYAVHAGKSRKARQAVIGHSTRSVGILAEAIEQASARVERIDASSGAWVDAAGLDGVPAAAIAMKSGSGETLGVVVVARESGSSPQPFTDQELADLRHVASLVSMALERRAANETILWRMVKMAETRDPSETGSHVKRVSATALEIFDGWAKRRGMRDEDVQFARSTLRMAAILHDVGKVGISDLVLKKPGKLTDEEYGTMKHHTLLGAALLPGHGPHDEAAREVAMHHHERWDGKGYPGPVSTENLGNDIPALSKQELPRTGIAGDDIPLFARIVAIADVFDALSSRRAYKEPWTADKVEEEMRSQGGKAFDLELLEIFFERLERIRAARSKYPEQSEAKA